The Cellulomonas sp. S1-8 genome has a window encoding:
- a CDS encoding SelT/SelW/SelH family protein — translation MSADVPHPRVTITYCTQCRWLLRAAWFAQELLTTFHRELAEVALRPATGGVFTVEVDGEMIWDRAERRGFPEITTLKQLVRDRVAPGKPLGHSDAGAAAGDAGAQAVPVDAPDA, via the coding sequence ATGAGCGCCGACGTCCCGCACCCGCGCGTCACGATCACGTACTGCACGCAGTGCCGGTGGCTGCTGCGGGCCGCCTGGTTCGCGCAGGAGCTGCTGACGACGTTCCACCGCGAGCTCGCCGAGGTCGCGCTGCGCCCCGCGACCGGCGGCGTCTTCACCGTCGAGGTCGACGGGGAGATGATCTGGGACCGCGCGGAACGGCGCGGCTTCCCCGAGATCACGACGCTCAAGCAGCTCGTCCGCGACCGCGTCGCCCCCGGCAAGCCGCTCGGGCACTCGGACGCCGGTGCCGCGGCGGGCGACGCGGGGGCCCAGGCCGTGCCCGTCGACGCACCCGACGCCTGA